The Aliiroseovarius pelagivivens genome contains a region encoding:
- the rhaS gene encoding rhamnose ABC transporter substrate-binding protein produces MSVLKKLAASAAMTAAMVATPAFAEDDVRIALVVKALGIGFFEAAAEGAKEAAEELGNVEIIYTGPTDTTAEGQIEVINALIAQQVDAIAISANDTDALVPALQRAMQRGITVISWDSGVAPEGRQLHLNPSSNPLIGNMIIKLAADHLPDGGDVALLSATTTSTNQNIWMEEMNKVMGNYPGIEVVATVYGDDLADKSYREATGLMQSYPDLDAIIAPTSVGIVAAAQAVVDAGKVGEVNVTGLGLPSEMAGAIESGASKSFAIWNPIDLGYSATMLAYELSQNGVEATAGAEVPMGRMGSLTLDENSEGAMADPFVYDASNIDQFKSIF; encoded by the coding sequence ATGAGTGTACTGAAGAAACTGGCAGCATCAGCTGCAATGACCGCGGCTATGGTCGCCACGCCAGCATTTGCCGAAGATGATGTCCGCATCGCGCTGGTCGTCAAAGCACTTGGCATCGGCTTCTTTGAAGCCGCCGCCGAAGGTGCCAAAGAAGCCGCAGAAGAGCTCGGCAACGTCGAGATCATTTATACCGGCCCAACCGATACAACTGCCGAAGGCCAGATCGAAGTGATCAACGCACTTATCGCACAGCAAGTCGATGCGATTGCGATTTCTGCAAACGACACGGACGCCTTGGTTCCGGCCCTTCAGCGCGCCATGCAGCGCGGCATCACCGTTATCAGCTGGGATTCCGGCGTGGCTCCCGAAGGCCGTCAATTGCATCTCAACCCGTCGTCCAACCCGCTGATCGGTAACATGATCATCAAGCTGGCAGCTGACCATCTCCCAGATGGAGGAGACGTGGCATTGCTCTCCGCGACAACCACTTCCACCAACCAGAACATCTGGATGGAAGAGATGAACAAAGTAATGGGCAACTATCCAGGCATCGAAGTTGTGGCTACGGTTTACGGTGATGATCTTGCCGATAAATCCTACCGCGAAGCTACTGGCCTGATGCAATCCTATCCCGATCTGGACGCAATCATTGCTCCAACTTCCGTTGGCATTGTGGCAGCCGCACAGGCTGTTGTGGATGCAGGCAAAGTTGGCGAAGTGAATGTCACGGGCCTTGGCCTGCCGTCCGAGATGGCCGGTGCCATTGAATCCGGTGCTTCGAAGTCTTTCGCAATCTGGAACCCGATCGATCTGGGCTATTCTGCGACGATGCTCGCCTATGAACTGAGCCAGAACGGCGTCGAAGCCACCGCAGGTGCCGAAGTGCCAATGGGCCGCATGGGTAGCCTGACGTTGGATGAGAACAGCGAAGGGGCGATGGCGGACCCGTTCGTCTATGACGCAAGCAACATCGACCAGTTCAAGTCGATCTTCTAA
- a CDS encoding FGGY-family carbohydrate kinase has protein sequence MTTPRHIAVIDIGKTNAKLALVDLSTLTEMAVVTRPNIVKSAPPYPHYDVDEHWAFLLDALATFHRDHRVDAISVTTHGACIALLDSNGALAAPILDYEHTYPAETVNAYDAIKPDFSKTGSPKLAGGLNIGAQLHWLFTSNPTLKSRTAQIVTYPQYWGHRLTGVTATDVTSIGCHTDLWNPYDGTFSDLPEKLGIRDKIAPVRRPSDILGPILPEIAKATGLARDTPVCVGIHDSNASLYPHVVSRDGPVSVVSTGTWVIVMSMKTGGAATLDPARDTLVNVNAYKHAVASARFMGGREFEVIQQGQRVEPTEQDVLVVLNGPRMLLPSVEIGSGPFQGRQMQWHGGEPAVATGQRSAALSFYLALMTGTCLNLVEGAGPTIVEGPFARNPEYLAMLHAVTARPVFTNSAVTGTSIGAAMLLGGDEFRPELDQFETALPLDALRTYADLWTGQAGAE, from the coding sequence ATGACCACGCCGCGCCACATTGCAGTCATCGACATCGGCAAGACCAACGCAAAACTCGCGCTGGTCGATTTGTCGACCCTGACAGAAATGGCCGTCGTCACGCGCCCGAACATCGTGAAATCCGCCCCTCCATATCCACATTATGATGTCGATGAGCACTGGGCGTTTCTTCTGGATGCATTGGCGACGTTCCATCGAGATCACCGTGTCGACGCGATTTCCGTGACCACCCACGGGGCCTGTATCGCGCTGCTAGACTCGAATGGCGCCCTCGCTGCACCCATCCTTGACTACGAACACACCTATCCCGCCGAGACTGTTAATGCCTACGATGCGATCAAACCCGATTTTTCAAAAACCGGATCGCCCAAACTTGCGGGCGGTCTGAACATTGGCGCACAGCTGCACTGGCTTTTTACAAGCAATCCGACCCTCAAAAGCCGCACCGCGCAAATCGTGACCTACCCGCAATACTGGGGGCACCGCCTGACAGGTGTGACCGCGACGGATGTAACATCCATCGGCTGCCATACTGACCTGTGGAACCCCTACGACGGGACGTTCTCCGATCTACCGGAGAAGCTCGGTATTCGCGACAAAATCGCGCCCGTGCGCCGCCCCAGCGACATCTTAGGGCCAATTTTGCCAGAGATAGCAAAGGCCACCGGTCTTGCGCGCGATACGCCAGTTTGCGTCGGCATCCACGACTCTAACGCCTCGCTCTATCCGCACGTTGTGTCGCGGGACGGGCCAGTCTCAGTGGTCTCAACTGGGACGTGGGTGATCGTCATGTCAATGAAAACGGGTGGTGCGGCCACACTCGACCCGGCCCGCGATACCCTCGTCAACGTCAACGCGTACAAACATGCTGTGGCCAGCGCGCGCTTTATGGGTGGACGTGAATTCGAAGTGATCCAACAGGGCCAACGGGTCGAACCAACTGAACAAGACGTGCTCGTTGTGCTGAACGGGCCTCGCATGCTATTGCCATCTGTCGAAATCGGTTCAGGCCCGTTTCAGGGGCGGCAGATGCAATGGCACGGCGGTGAACCTGCGGTCGCAACGGGCCAACGCTCGGCCGCGCTTTCGTTTTATCTAGCCTTGATGACAGGCACCTGCCTGAACCTCGTCGAAGGTGCCGGACCCACGATCGTGGAAGGGCCTTTCGCTAGAAACCCCGAATACCTCGCAATGCTGCATGCCGTCACTGCACGCCCCGTTTTCACGAACTCAGCTGTAACGGGTACGAGCATCGGCGCAGCCATGTTGCTCGGCGGTGATGAGTTTCGACCTGAGCTAGACCAATTTGAGACAGCTTTGCCTTTGGACGCGCTCAGGACTTATGCCGATCTGTGGACAGGGCAGGCCGGCGCCGAGTAG
- a CDS encoding ABC transporter permease: MTDATQTRHVPDRLNSRAARIFKSWEALLLAVAIAIFVINSFASPYFLSAWNLSDATFNFTEKAMIAFAMALLIISGEIDLSVASIIALASTAMGLALQYGAGTPELVIIGLTVGVLCGAFNGFFVTVLGLPSIVVTIGTMSLFRGISFIILGDDAFRGYPSSFSWFGQGYIYWVFTVEMLLFVIIAIIYGVLLHKTNFGRAVYAIGNNPTGALFSGIRVQRVKFILFLLTGLMSGIAAVCLTSRLGSTRPSIATGMELEVVTMVVLGGVNILGGSGTIPGVVIAAFVMGLVTFGLGLLNVPGIVMSIFIGLLLIGVIALPRLWAMAAARRKS, translated from the coding sequence ATGACGGACGCAACCCAAACCCGCCACGTCCCTGATCGCTTGAACAGCCGTGCTGCACGTATCTTCAAAAGCTGGGAGGCCCTACTGCTTGCCGTGGCCATCGCAATCTTCGTGATCAACAGCTTCGCCTCGCCCTATTTCCTGAGCGCATGGAACCTCAGCGACGCGACATTCAATTTCACCGAAAAAGCGATGATCGCCTTCGCGATGGCGTTGCTGATCATCTCAGGTGAAATCGACCTGTCTGTTGCGTCGATCATCGCGCTGGCCAGCACGGCGATGGGTCTGGCCCTACAATACGGGGCTGGCACGCCGGAGCTTGTTATCATCGGCCTGACGGTTGGTGTGCTCTGCGGTGCCTTCAACGGGTTCTTCGTCACGGTGCTTGGTCTGCCGTCTATCGTGGTGACCATCGGCACCATGAGCCTGTTCCGCGGCATCAGTTTCATCATCCTCGGCGATGACGCCTTCCGTGGATATCCATCCAGCTTCTCGTGGTTCGGGCAGGGCTATATCTATTGGGTCTTCACAGTCGAGATGCTGCTCTTCGTGATCATTGCGATCATCTACGGCGTGCTTCTACACAAGACCAACTTTGGCCGCGCTGTCTATGCTATCGGCAACAACCCGACGGGGGCATTGTTTAGCGGTATTCGTGTACAACGCGTCAAGTTCATCCTATTCCTTTTGACGGGCCTGATGTCAGGCATCGCCGCTGTCTGTCTGACGTCCCGCCTTGGGTCAACCCGGCCCAGCATTGCAACTGGAATGGAACTGGAGGTGGTGACAATGGTTGTCCTTGGCGGCGTCAATATCCTGGGCGGGTCCGGCACCATCCCCGGTGTGGTGATAGCGGCTTTCGTGATGGGCTTGGTCACCTTTGGTCTCGGTCTGTTGAACGTGCCCGGCATCGTGATGTCGATTTTCATTGGCCTGCTTCTAATCGGGGTGATTGCCCTGCCGCGCCTCTGGGCGATGGCTGCTGCGCGGCGCAAGTCATGA
- a CDS encoding DeoR/GlpR family DNA-binding transcription regulator, with amino-acid sequence MHEKDRHRVILSAVQDRSLVTVIDLCVLTGASEATVRRDINTLDEKKQLRRVRGGAEALTSTPFVGLAGRPFSVNETLNSAEKQAIAAAAVDLCEDGEPIIINGGTTTFQMVHPLASRRMQVFTNSFPIAEHLLKNTSNTVMVSGGILYREQNIILSPFENDVTRNFYAKRMFMGAQGIGPLGLMEGDPLLIQAEQKLIGQTEELIVLVDSTKFEQRSSLVLCPLERIDTIITDDKIDDRTAAMLESADVTLIVVPSGTAQKEGVANLPA; translated from the coding sequence ATGCACGAAAAAGATCGCCACAGAGTCATCCTATCCGCCGTTCAAGATCGGTCTCTTGTGACCGTTATTGACCTGTGTGTATTGACTGGTGCGTCCGAAGCGACGGTTCGCCGTGACATCAACACACTGGATGAAAAGAAACAGCTTCGCCGTGTTCGCGGAGGTGCTGAGGCCTTGACCTCAACTCCTTTCGTCGGCCTTGCCGGGCGACCGTTCTCTGTCAATGAAACGCTAAACAGTGCAGAAAAGCAGGCAATTGCTGCAGCTGCTGTAGATCTTTGCGAAGACGGCGAGCCGATTATCATCAATGGCGGGACAACGACTTTCCAGATGGTACACCCGCTCGCATCACGTCGAATGCAGGTCTTCACCAATTCGTTCCCGATCGCGGAACACCTGCTGAAAAACACAAGCAACACCGTCATGGTTTCGGGAGGCATCCTTTACCGAGAACAGAATATCATCCTCTCGCCTTTCGAGAATGATGTGACTCGGAATTTCTATGCCAAACGCATGTTCATGGGCGCGCAAGGCATTGGACCATTGGGTCTGATGGAAGGCGATCCGTTGCTAATTCAGGCTGAACAAAAGCTTATCGGGCAAACCGAAGAATTGATTGTCCTAGTGGACAGCACCAAGTTTGAACAACGCTCCAGCCTTGTGCTGTGCCCACTTGAGCGGATCGACACAATCATCACCGATGACAAGATCGATGACCGCACTGCGGCCATGCTGGAATCGGCGGATGTGACACTGATCGTAGTGCCTTCTGGCACAGCGCAGAAAGAGGGGGTGGCGAACCTGCCAGCCTGA
- a CDS encoding ABC transporter permease, translating into MTRYIPVRETILGGAILVLLLLISSRFSGFVAPSNLANVFNDTAPLIILALGQMVVILTRCIDLSVAANLALTGMAVAMINVAMPGLPIPVIIAIAVLLGAIMGAINGVLVWKLAIPPIVVTLGTMTIFRGIIFLISDGKWVNSHEMSPAFTDFPRMLLLGLPVLSWAAIITIILFGIMMARTQFGRSIFAVGGNPHAAVYTGIDVGKTQFWAFVVSGALAGLTGYLWVSRFAVAYVDIAGGFELEVVAACVIGGISIAGGVGSVGGAVLGAIFLGVVKNALPVVNISPFWQLAISGSAILIAVAFNARAGRTKGRIILKEAEAAQ; encoded by the coding sequence ATGACCCGATATATACCCGTACGCGAAACGATTTTGGGCGGTGCCATCTTGGTGCTCCTCCTTTTGATCTCGTCGCGCTTTTCCGGCTTCGTTGCGCCGTCAAATCTGGCCAATGTGTTCAATGATACGGCCCCGCTGATCATCCTCGCACTTGGGCAAATGGTCGTGATCCTGACCCGCTGCATTGATCTATCTGTGGCCGCGAACCTTGCTTTAACGGGCATGGCGGTGGCAATGATCAACGTCGCTATGCCGGGCCTGCCGATCCCTGTGATCATCGCGATTGCGGTTCTGCTGGGTGCGATCATGGGTGCGATCAACGGCGTGCTGGTTTGGAAATTGGCGATCCCGCCGATCGTTGTGACCCTTGGCACCATGACCATCTTCCGCGGCATTATCTTTTTGATCTCTGACGGCAAATGGGTGAATTCCCACGAAATGTCTCCAGCCTTCACCGACTTCCCGCGCATGCTGCTCCTGGGCCTGCCTGTGTTGTCTTGGGCCGCGATCATCACGATCATCCTGTTCGGAATCATGATGGCGCGCACGCAGTTCGGGCGGTCGATTTTCGCGGTGGGTGGCAATCCACATGCTGCCGTTTACACCGGCATCGACGTTGGCAAAACCCAGTTCTGGGCCTTCGTTGTGTCTGGCGCATTGGCTGGCCTGACGGGATACCTTTGGGTGTCGCGATTTGCGGTGGCTTACGTAGATATCGCGGGCGGGTTCGAACTTGAGGTTGTCGCAGCCTGCGTCATCGGGGGTATCTCGATCGCTGGCGGCGTCGGCTCTGTCGGCGGCGCGGTGCTGGGCGCTATCTTCCTTGGCGTCGTCAAAAACGCGCTTCCGGTCGTTAATATCTCACCCTTCTGGCAGCTCGCCATCTCTGGCAGCGCGATCCTGATTGCCGTCGCCTTCAACGCCCGTGCAGGCCGCACCAAGGGCCGAATTATCCTCAAAGAGGCGGAGGCCGCACAATGA
- a CDS encoding sugar ABC transporter ATP-binding protein, whose amino-acid sequence MSTRPAPPISPDVSPMVSMDMITKTFPGVKALDEVKLDLYPGQVTALVGENGAGKSTTVKILTGIYQPNGGTIRIDGDPISFATPNDAAKAGITAIHQETVLFDELSVAENIYIGHAPRTRFGLIDTVQMHRSAAKLLADIGAPFSSHTQLRDLGIANKHLVAIARALSVDARVVIMDEPTAALSHKEIEELYELVEALKSQGKAILFISHKFDEIFRIADRYAVFRDGAFVGDGRIDDISEGELVTMMVGRSVDQIFPQSDHEIGEEVLKVVGYEHPTEFADINFTLNRGEILGFYGLVGAGRSEFMQALFGITRPSKGVCRVNGDIKVIRSPADAVSNGIVYVPEDRGKQGAIIGLPIFQNITLPSLGKTSRSGFLKLAEEFKLAREYSQRLDLRAAALDQDVGNLSGGNQQKVVIAKWLATQPQVIILDEPTKGIDIGSKAAVHEFMSELAAQGLSVIMVSSEIPEIIGMSDRVIVMRDGRIAAELAKDDLSPETLVRHAAGITTDGAAA is encoded by the coding sequence ATGTCGACTCGCCCCGCGCCCCCCATATCGCCTGACGTGTCCCCCATGGTCTCTATGGACATGATCACCAAGACATTTCCTGGGGTGAAAGCCCTGGATGAAGTCAAACTGGACCTTTACCCCGGTCAAGTGACCGCCCTTGTCGGTGAGAACGGCGCCGGTAAATCCACGACCGTCAAAATCCTGACAGGCATCTACCAACCGAACGGTGGTACGATCCGTATTGACGGTGATCCGATTTCCTTTGCCACCCCAAATGACGCGGCAAAAGCGGGCATCACCGCCATCCACCAAGAGACCGTTCTATTCGATGAGCTTTCCGTGGCAGAGAATATCTATATCGGCCATGCCCCCCGCACGCGGTTTGGTCTCATTGATACCGTGCAAATGCACCGCTCTGCCGCCAAGCTGCTGGCCGACATTGGCGCGCCTTTCAGTTCACACACCCAATTGCGCGACCTAGGCATTGCCAACAAACACCTCGTGGCGATTGCCCGCGCCTTGTCTGTCGACGCCCGCGTGGTCATCATGGACGAGCCGACTGCGGCCCTGTCCCATAAAGAAATCGAAGAGCTGTATGAGTTAGTCGAAGCCCTGAAATCGCAGGGCAAGGCGATCCTGTTCATCAGCCACAAGTTTGACGAGATTTTCCGCATCGCCGACCGTTATGCCGTCTTTCGCGACGGCGCGTTCGTTGGCGATGGCCGGATCGATGACATCTCCGAAGGGGAGTTGGTAACGATGATGGTCGGTCGATCCGTCGATCAAATCTTCCCACAGAGCGATCATGAGATCGGTGAGGAAGTTCTCAAAGTCGTGGGATACGAACACCCGACTGAATTTGCTGACATCAATTTTACTCTTAATCGCGGTGAAATCCTTGGGTTCTATGGTCTTGTGGGCGCTGGTCGTTCCGAGTTTATGCAAGCACTGTTTGGGATCACGAGACCATCCAAAGGCGTGTGTCGGGTCAATGGCGACATCAAGGTAATCCGCTCTCCGGCGGATGCGGTGTCTAACGGGATCGTCTATGTCCCCGAGGATCGTGGCAAACAGGGCGCGATCATTGGTCTGCCGATCTTCCAGAACATCACTTTACCATCCTTGGGTAAGACGTCCCGAAGTGGTTTTTTGAAGCTCGCCGAAGAATTCAAGCTGGCGCGCGAGTATTCGCAGCGATTGGACCTTCGCGCAGCGGCTCTCGATCAAGATGTGGGCAATCTGTCAGGCGGCAATCAGCAAAAGGTCGTCATCGCCAAATGGCTGGCGACCCAGCCTCAGGTGATTATCTTGGACGAACCCACCAAGGGGATCGACATCGGATCCAAGGCGGCCGTGCATGAATTCATGTCTGAATTGGCCGCGCAGGGCCTGTCCGTCATCATGGTCAGCTCGGAAATACCGGAGATTATCGGCATGTCAGACCGAGTGATCGTCATGCGAGACGGTCGCATTGCCGCCGAACTGGCGAAAGACGATTTGTCCCCTGAAACCCTTGTGCGCCACGCAGCGGGCATCACTACTGACGGAGCGGCAGCATGA
- a CDS encoding L-rhamnose mutarotase has protein sequence MSERYVFRMRLNDGMAEEYKRRHDAIWPDLVDLLHDAGVSDYSIHLDEETGHLIGVLTRTENHGMEALPDHPVMQKWWTHMGDIMETNEDHSPVAAPLTPLFHMP, from the coding sequence ATGAGCGAGCGTTACGTCTTTCGCATGCGGCTAAACGACGGAATGGCCGAAGAATACAAACGACGTCACGACGCCATCTGGCCCGATTTGGTCGACTTGCTACACGACGCCGGCGTCAGCGACTATTCGATTCATCTGGACGAGGAGACGGGCCACCTCATTGGCGTTCTTACGCGAACGGAAAATCACGGGATGGAGGCCTTGCCAGACCATCCTGTCATGCAGAAATGGTGGACCCATATGGGGGACATCATGGAAACGAACGAGGATCACTCGCCCGTCGCCGCGCCCCTCACTCCGCTGTTTCATATGCCATGA
- a CDS encoding bifunctional rhamnulose-1-phosphate aldolase/short-chain dehydrogenase, with protein sequence MTSSQNSQRLENKWDEAQASKMSEPEKLLYRSNLLGSDKRITNYGGGNTSAKVMQDDPLTGDLTEVLWVKGSGGDVGSIRMDGFSTLYMDKLNALRGLYRGVEFEDEMVAYLPHCTFNLNPRAASIDTPLHAYVPAKHVDHMHPDAIIAIAAAKDSKALTQKIFGDSIGWLPWKKPGYELGLWLSDFCEKNPDAKGVVLESHGLFTWADDAKDCYELTLDVIQTAMDWFAKETAGKDAFGGAVHTSLDADTRRATAARLMPAIRGYVSGQQHMLGHFTDSDAVLEFVNAKDMERLAALGTSCPDHFLRTKICPLVVDFDPAKPDVDATIAGLDEAIAEYRVGYQAYYDRCKHDDSPAIRDPNAVVYLIPGVGMITFAKDKATARISGEFYVNAINVMRGADAVSEYQGLPEQEAFDIEYWLLEEAKLQRMPAPKSMAGRVALVTGGAGGIGAATADRYLREGSCVMLADIDDAALAETLEGLSAKYSSDVVRTVNMNVTDEAAVASAFDEIAAEFGGVDILVSNAGIASSAPIEDTTLDLWNKNMSILSTGYFLVSREAFKLFKVQDMGGAVVFVASKNGLAASPNASAYCTAKASELHLARCLALEGAPMGVRVNVVNPDAVLKGSKIWQGEWLDQRAGTYGTDKDGLEEMYRDRSMLKRSVLPEDIAEAAYFLASDLSAKSTGNIINVDAGNKEAFTR encoded by the coding sequence ATGACATCTTCCCAGAATAGCCAACGCCTTGAAAATAAATGGGATGAAGCCCAAGCCAGTAAGATGAGCGAGCCGGAGAAACTGCTCTATCGGTCAAATCTTTTGGGGTCTGATAAAAGAATCACGAACTACGGCGGCGGCAATACGTCCGCGAAAGTGATGCAAGATGATCCGTTGACGGGTGACTTGACAGAAGTGCTGTGGGTCAAAGGTTCAGGCGGGGACGTTGGGTCGATCAGGATGGACGGGTTCTCGACACTCTATATGGACAAGCTGAATGCGCTGCGCGGGCTTTATCGCGGGGTCGAATTCGAAGACGAGATGGTGGCCTACCTGCCGCATTGCACGTTTAACCTTAACCCGCGCGCGGCGTCCATCGACACCCCGTTGCACGCTTACGTGCCAGCCAAACACGTCGACCACATGCACCCCGACGCGATCATCGCAATCGCTGCAGCCAAGGACAGTAAGGCGCTGACGCAAAAGATCTTTGGCGATAGCATCGGCTGGTTGCCTTGGAAGAAACCGGGCTACGAGTTGGGCCTTTGGTTGTCGGATTTCTGCGAGAAGAACCCAGATGCGAAGGGCGTCGTTCTGGAAAGCCACGGGCTGTTCACGTGGGCGGATGACGCGAAGGACTGCTATGAGCTGACGCTGGACGTCATTCAGACGGCGATGGATTGGTTTGCCAAGGAAACCGCTGGCAAGGATGCGTTCGGCGGGGCGGTTCACACCAGTCTTGATGCGGACACACGCCGCGCAACAGCCGCGCGCCTGATGCCAGCCATCCGTGGATATGTGTCCGGCCAGCAGCATATGTTGGGCCACTTCACAGACAGCGACGCTGTTCTGGAGTTCGTCAACGCCAAAGACATGGAGCGGCTTGCCGCCTTGGGCACATCCTGCCCCGATCACTTCCTACGCACGAAAATCTGCCCATTGGTAGTCGATTTTGATCCTGCAAAGCCGGACGTAGATGCCACTATCGCTGGCCTCGATGAGGCTATCGCTGAATATCGCGTCGGCTATCAGGCCTATTATGATCGCTGCAAACACGACGACAGCCCCGCCATCCGCGACCCCAACGCGGTCGTCTACCTGATCCCCGGTGTCGGTATGATTACCTTTGCCAAGGATAAGGCAACGGCACGTATTTCGGGTGAGTTCTATGTCAACGCCATCAACGTGATGCGCGGCGCCGATGCGGTGTCGGAGTATCAAGGCCTGCCGGAACAAGAAGCGTTCGACATCGAATACTGGCTTCTTGAAGAGGCCAAACTGCAGCGGATGCCCGCGCCGAAATCTATGGCCGGCCGCGTGGCTTTGGTCACAGGCGGCGCAGGCGGGATCGGTGCCGCGACCGCAGACAGATACCTGCGCGAGGGCTCCTGTGTGATGCTTGCAGATATCGACGATGCTGCACTTGCTGAGACGTTAGAAGGCCTCAGCGCGAAGTACTCCTCAGATGTCGTGCGCACGGTCAACATGAATGTCACCGATGAGGCCGCCGTGGCCTCCGCCTTCGACGAGATAGCGGCCGAGTTCGGTGGTGTCGATATCCTTGTGTCCAATGCTGGCATCGCCAGCTCAGCCCCGATCGAGGACACAACCCTTGATCTGTGGAACAAGAACATGTCGATCCTCTCTACAGGCTACTTCCTTGTCAGCCGCGAAGCGTTCAAGCTGTTCAAGGTTCAGGACATGGGCGGCGCTGTGGTGTTTGTGGCCTCCAAAAATGGCCTCGCCGCTTCGCCGAATGCGTCTGCTTATTGCACTGCAAAGGCCTCAGAATTGCACCTCGCACGTTGTCTTGCCCTCGAAGGTGCCCCGATGGGCGTTCGGGTGAACGTGGTGAACCCTGATGCCGTGCTGAAAGGCTCCAAGATCTGGCAGGGTGAATGGCTCGACCAGCGTGCGGGCACCTACGGAACCGACAAAGACGGGCTGGAAGAGATGTATCGCGATCGCTCCATGCTGAAGCGCTCTGTGCTGCCCGAAGACATCGCCGAAGCCGCCTATTTCCTTGCGTCCGATCTGTCGGCCAAATCCACGGGCAACATCATCAACGTCGATGCCGGCAACAAAGAAGCGTTCACGCGTTAA
- a CDS encoding L-rhamnose isomerase, giving the protein MSYDSAKAAFADWGVDTETALSKLAEIPISMHCWQGDDVVGFEAKTGNSGGGIQATGNHPGRARTPDELRADLEFSYSMIPGKHRLNLHACYLDTDQNPDRDEIEYSHFAPWVDWATDQGLGLDFNPTFFAHEKADDNLTLSHPDQGIREFWIEHGKRSRDIAAQMGAALGSPVVNNIWVPDGYKDTPVDRMEPRQRLENSLDTMMATKHDKAQMLDAVESKLFGIGVEACTVGSHEFYMGYATRKGTLLCLDMGHFHPTENVADKLSSVALSVDEILLHVSRPMRWDSDHVILLDDAILQMAQELVSAGLLDRTHIGLDFFDATISRTAAWVIGTRNMQKALLRALLAPWDRLKSAENNLDYTSRLVVTEEIKDLPYATVWAEFCDRMGVPSGQSLISDLHQYQAGVSGRG; this is encoded by the coding sequence ATGAGCTATGACAGCGCGAAAGCCGCCTTCGCCGATTGGGGCGTCGATACTGAAACAGCCTTGAGCAAACTGGCGGAGATCCCGATTTCCATGCATTGCTGGCAAGGGGATGACGTGGTGGGTTTCGAGGCCAAAACCGGCAACTCTGGCGGCGGCATTCAGGCCACGGGCAACCATCCGGGTCGTGCGCGCACGCCAGATGAGCTGCGCGCCGATCTTGAGTTTTCCTACTCGATGATTCCCGGCAAGCACCGGCTCAACCTGCATGCATGTTACCTTGATACCGACCAGAATCCTGACAGGGACGAGATTGAATACAGCCACTTCGCACCCTGGGTCGATTGGGCGACGGACCAAGGTCTTGGCCTCGATTTCAACCCGACCTTCTTTGCCCACGAAAAGGCGGACGACAACCTGACGCTCAGCCACCCCGATCAGGGTATCCGTGAGTTCTGGATTGAACACGGCAAACGGTCACGCGATATCGCCGCCCAGATGGGCGCGGCTCTAGGCTCACCTGTCGTGAATAATATTTGGGTTCCCGATGGCTATAAGGACACGCCCGTTGATCGCATGGAACCACGCCAGCGTTTGGAAAACTCGCTCGACACCATGATGGCCACGAAACACGACAAGGCGCAGATGCTTGATGCAGTCGAAAGCAAGTTATTCGGGATCGGCGTGGAAGCCTGCACTGTCGGCAGCCACGAATTCTACATGGGTTACGCGACCCGCAAAGGCACCTTGCTGTGCCTCGACATGGGGCATTTCCACCCGACCGAGAACGTCGCCGACAAACTAAGCTCGGTAGCCTTGTCCGTCGATGAAATCCTGCTCCACGTCAGCCGCCCCATGCGATGGGACAGCGATCATGTGATCCTTCTGGACGACGCGATCTTGCAGATGGCGCAAGAATTGGTGAGCGCTGGCCTGCTTGATCGCACTCATATCGGGCTTGATTTCTTCGATGCCACAATCAGCCGGACAGCGGCCTGGGTAATCGGGACTCGTAACATGCAAAAGGCACTATTGCGCGCGTTGCTGGCCCCTTGGGATAGGCTGAAGTCAGCGGAAAACAACCTCGACTACACGTCTCGTCTGGTTGTCACCGAAGAGATCAAGGATTTGCCCTACGCAACGGTCTGGGCGGAGTTCTGCGACCGGATGGGCGTCCCTTCCGGCCAATCTCTTATCTCGGACCTTCACCAATACCAAGCGGGTGTCTCCGGTCGCGGCTGA